Genomic segment of Sporolituus thermophilus DSM 23256:
TGTCAGCAAAAGCAGCACTGAGGGAGTTAACGTGAGGCGCCCCAAAGTCAATCTAGCGAAGTATCAAGTTGAGCGGATAGGGTGAAAAAGTGAACTGGATATTACTGGTTTGAAGGAGCATACTGACATGCCTAAAGTTCTCATCACCGGCGCCAACGGCCAGCTGGGTCGGGCCCTGCAAAGACAATTCAGCGGTAAATACGCACTTGTACTCTGCGATTTGTCGGAGCTCAATATAACCAGTTTCACTGCCTGTCGTGATGCTGTCCGGACGTACAGGCCGGACATTATCATCAATGCCGCCGCTTACACCAATGTCGAGCGGGCCGAAGACGAGCCTGACGCCGCTTATGCCGTTAATGCTATTGGCGCGCACAACTTAGCGCTTGCCTGCCGGGAGAGTGGAACAAAACTTGTCCACATCAGTACCGACTACATTTTCGACGGCGAAAAAGGCGCAGCCTATGGGGAATATGACTCTCCCAACCCCTTGTCAGTCTATGGCAAAAGCAAGCATTTGGGCGAGCAACTAATCCGCGACACCGGTGGCCGCTACTTTATCGTCCGTACCGCCTGGCTGTACGGCGACGGACACAACTTCGTCCGCACCATGCTCCGCTTAGCTAATGAGCGTACGGAAATTTCGGTAGTTGCTGACCAGCACGGCACCCCCACCTATGCGGCTGATTTGGCCAAGTTTATCGAACAACTCATGCATACCAAATACTACGGCATCTACCATGTCACTAATGCTGGCAGCTGCACCTGGTATGAATTTGCCTGCAAAATATTTGAATATGCTGGCAAAAAAGTATCCGTGCGTCCGATAAAAACGGAAGACTATCCAACAAAAGCCAGGCGGCCACGCTATTCCGTACTGGATAATTACATGCTTAAACTCCGTGGTTTTGATGCTTTGCGCCCGTGGGAAGAGGCGCTCAAAGACTACATAGCAAATGACTGCCAATAATTGCGGAGGTAGATGATGAAGATTATCCTCGTCACCGGCGGCGCCGGCTTTATCGGTTCTAACTTCGTCCGCTATATACTTAGCACCTACAAAGATATATCTATTATTAACCTGGACAAGCTTACTTACGCCGGCAACCTCGATTCTCTGGCCGACGTAATGGAAGAATCGCGCCACATATTTGTCCGGGGCGGCATCGAGGATCGCTCGCTGGTCGAGTATCTATTAACTCAATATCGTCCGCAGGCTGTCGTAAACTTTGCCGCTGAGTCCCATGTCGACCGTTCTATCGACGGCCCGGACGCCTTCATCCAAACCAATATCGTAGGCACATTTCAACTACTTGAAGCAGTCCGCAGTTGCTGGCAGGCTCTGCCGGCAGAGGAAAGGGAACAATTCCGCTTCCTCCACGTTTCTACTGACGAAGTTTATGGTTCATTAGGCGCAGATGGCTACTTCACCGAAGACACCCCTTATGCGCCCAACTCACCCTATTCTGCCTCCAAGGCCGCATCCGATCACCTGGTGCGCGCCTGGTGCCATACTTATGGTGTACCTGTTCTAACCACTAACTGTTCCAACAACTACGGGCCCTATCAGTTCCCCGAAAAGCTTATTCCCCTCATGATCCTCAACGCCCTTGACGGCAAGCCGTTGCCTGTTTATGGCGATGGGCAAAACGTGCGTGACTGGCTGTACGTCCTAGACCACTGCCGAGCCATCGACACCGTCCTTCGGCACGGCCGGCCGGGCGAAACATATAATATCGGCGGTAATAACGAAAAGACCAACCTGGAAGTTGTTCATATTATCTGCGACATCCTGGACGAAATACAGCCTAGGCCAGACGGCGCGTCATACCGCTCCCAAATAACCTTCGTCCGGGATCGGCCTGGTCATGACCGGCGCTACGCCATCGACGCGTCCAAAATAAAGCGTGAACTGGGCTGGCAGCCTCAAGAAACATTTGCTACCGGGATCAAAAAGACGATTATGTGGTACTTGGTCAACCGAAATTGGTGCGACCGTGTCACCGACGGCAGTTACCGCCGCGAACGTCTGGGCCTTGGTAATAAATAGGAGGTTTTAAATTCAATTTTTAGAGGTGCCCTATGACCAGAAAAGGCATAATTCTAGCCGGCGGCTCCGGCACCCGGCTGTATCCCTTGACGCGGGCAGTGAGTAAACAGCTTATGCCGGTCTATGATAAGCCGATGATTTATTACCCTCTGACTACCCTTATGCTCGCCGGGATCCGCGATATACTGGTTATAACTACTCCTAATGATAAACACTTGTTCAACGAACTTTTAGGTGACGGCAGTCAGTGGGGGATAAACATAAGTTACGCCGTT
This window contains:
- the rfbB gene encoding dTDP-glucose 4,6-dehydratase, which gives rise to MKIILVTGGAGFIGSNFVRYILSTYKDISIINLDKLTYAGNLDSLADVMEESRHIFVRGGIEDRSLVEYLLTQYRPQAVVNFAAESHVDRSIDGPDAFIQTNIVGTFQLLEAVRSCWQALPAEEREQFRFLHVSTDEVYGSLGADGYFTEDTPYAPNSPYSASKAASDHLVRAWCHTYGVPVLTTNCSNNYGPYQFPEKLIPLMILNALDGKPLPVYGDGQNVRDWLYVLDHCRAIDTVLRHGRPGETYNIGGNNEKTNLEVVHIICDILDEIQPRPDGASYRSQITFVRDRPGHDRRYAIDASKIKRELGWQPQETFATGIKKTIMWYLVNRNWCDRVTDGSYRRERLGLGNK
- the rfbD gene encoding dTDP-4-dehydrorhamnose reductase, translated to MPKVLITGANGQLGRALQRQFSGKYALVLCDLSELNITSFTACRDAVRTYRPDIIINAAAYTNVERAEDEPDAAYAVNAIGAHNLALACRESGTKLVHISTDYIFDGEKGAAYGEYDSPNPLSVYGKSKHLGEQLIRDTGGRYFIVRTAWLYGDGHNFVRTMLRLANERTEISVVADQHGTPTYAADLAKFIEQLMHTKYYGIYHVTNAGSCTWYEFACKIFEYAGKKVSVRPIKTEDYPTKARRPRYSVLDNYMLKLRGFDALRPWEEALKDYIANDCQ